Proteins from one Paraburkholderia acidisoli genomic window:
- a CDS encoding NAD-dependent epimerase/dehydratase family protein, with protein MKKVALTGAAGQLGTVLRKGLHERGVNLRSAAGSKPLEPLFAGEDVMHGDLRDPVVVDRLLEGVDVLIHMAGTSVERPLPEIIENNLRGLVEVYEGMRRHGTKRILFASSNHAIGMYPVEEKLTLDCAFRPDGFYGLSKAWGESLARLYWDKHGIETVNVRIGSCLPAPTEFRQLSTWFGHEDLFHLVDRVINVDEIGFAIVWGVSNNTRSYWIQEGENDGAKRLGYAPKQNSEDWAAEILARENPLDAVAQRYQGGSFASFDFTPVEQRGKRS; from the coding sequence GTGAAGAAAGTTGCATTGACCGGCGCGGCCGGCCAGCTGGGCACCGTGTTGCGCAAGGGCCTGCACGAGCGCGGCGTGAATCTGCGCTCCGCCGCCGGCTCGAAGCCGCTCGAACCGCTGTTCGCGGGCGAGGACGTGATGCACGGCGACCTGCGCGATCCCGTGGTGGTCGACCGTCTGCTCGAGGGCGTCGATGTGCTGATCCACATGGCCGGTACGAGCGTCGAACGGCCGCTGCCCGAAATCATCGAAAACAACCTGCGCGGCCTCGTGGAAGTCTACGAAGGCATGCGCCGCCACGGCACGAAGCGCATTCTGTTCGCGAGTTCGAATCACGCGATCGGCATGTATCCGGTGGAAGAGAAACTCACGCTCGACTGCGCGTTCCGTCCGGACGGCTTTTACGGTCTGTCCAAGGCGTGGGGCGAATCGCTCGCGCGCCTGTACTGGGACAAGCACGGCATCGAAACGGTGAACGTGCGCATTGGCAGTTGCCTGCCCGCGCCCACGGAATTCCGCCAGCTGAGCACGTGGTTCGGTCACGAGGACCTGTTCCATCTGGTCGATCGCGTCATCAACGTTGACGAAATCGGTTTCGCGATCGTGTGGGGCGTGTCGAACAATACGCGCAGCTACTGGATTCAGGAAGGCGAAAACGACGGCGCGAAGCGCCTCGGTTACGCGCCGAAGCAGAATTCCGAAGACTGGGCCGCCGAGATCCTGGCGAGGGAGAATCCGCTCGACGCGGTGGCGCAGCGGTATCAGGGCGGCAGTTTCGCGAGCTTCGATTTCACGCCGGTGGAGCAGCGCGGGAAGCGCTCGTAG